Part of the Ziziphus jujuba cultivar Dongzao chromosome 8, ASM3175591v1 genome is shown below.
ATCAAATTATGAGATATGTAACCCTAAAAtaattaaccctaaaactatAATCATGGAATCAACCTTAAGACTATAATCATGGAAAGAAGTTATTTAtgggataaattgatatttatcctcaagtaaaataattaaaatttaaatagtgtTAGGTTATTAAATTGGTCAACTTTAGTttcgttattttattttttatttttttatatttttagaaaattatatattctaaaaaggaaagaaaataaaaagaagaatattaaaatcaaatatatacttatAAGTAATGGtgaacaatatatacatatattgttaaattCGTAAAGAATGGCCATTGATTTCTAAACTGATGCCGATATCCTCTTATCTTCTTTTTCAAATTGGAtctatgaattattttattactaaaaatattttacaattaaagTTTGACCAATTAGGAATAGGAAAAGAATAATTTAATAGGTAGCATTACTGATATTATAATGAATTTAGTATTTATAAGTTATCATTGAATATCTTTGCCTTTTCAACTAATGAATTTAGTATTTATAAGTTATCGATTATCCATAGCATTCACATTTTGTTAAGGGAAAAACTAATTGTTACGAGAGAAATGAACAACAAAATTCTTAAAACTGTTATCAAGAAAGAGAAATCAGAGACAATAAAAtcagaatatatttatatatatttttatattaacaaaaagaaaaaaatgtatagaAATTTCATACCTATGCTGATGAAAGAGGGATTTAAAAGACATCAATCCGTATCCCGTTCGGTAGCATTGAAAGCGAAAGAAAGCAAATCAACCTAGAAATGAAAGTTAGAAAATGAAGCATTCAAAACAAACCCACATAAGCTAAAAccagcaaaagtaaataaagcaTGCAGACCAAAAAAGTCCAAAAACTGACAGACCACCGACAACCCATATCTCAAAAATGCAGCAAAATGCAATATCAGTTTCAAAAACCCATCAACAATTTGTTTTGAAAGGAAAGCAAAAATTTGGATTCTAGagcggaaaaaataaaaatgcaaaccCAAAAAAAGTGGAACAGATAGTTCTATATTCCCAAAATCGAATTGAAAACATCCTAAGGAAAACTTCTGCGCTTCAATTCTAATGCCAAAAAGAAGCTACAACATTATGTTAAtcacaaaaggaaaaagataagcGGGATTGGCTTCATTCTTTGCTATGAACGCACAACATGTGAGTTGAGCTCCTTCATTGCTCACTGTGTGCGACTGTTTCTGTTTGTTttgggattttatttttatttttatttttgggatggTTTATATTGAAAAGTTGATCAAATTTGGTCTCAAATTGATTTATATGATATCATTGATAATcgttgtttgaaaattttcatgtgtTATTATTGAGTCAAAACCTTTAATgtatatatcattattatttgataGTTATGGAAAATTATatcgaaaattaattttatacatatttggttatattcatatatggtaagataataaatataataaataataattgataataaataaaataaaataataaataaaaatcgtgcttttgaaaaaaatttggatgaaTTATATACTTAATATGTGTCgcatatggtttttttttttttttatatatatattatataactataaatatatagattttctTCTGTTTTAAAATGACAAAGCATTTTGCCAAAGCTAAAACCGAAAAAGCTAAAAGTGGCTCGGCGAAATTCATGCGAATATCTTCGAGAGGAATAAAAGTTTTGGCTTTACGGCATTCAGAAATCAGAAAAAGTAAGTAATAATGGGGTTATGAAAGGTTATGCAATTATGCTTTATTCTCTCCTAGTTGAAACCCAATATTGAttgaatataaacatatatatatatatatatgttttttttcataatattagaCAAAAATTACGCATTACAAACGCGGGAACCATTCCCTCCTCTATCCTAtctctctcttttaatttcctgcattaaaaaacaaatattttttgtttctctttctattGCATCGTGCCGGCCTCACACACATACATACTCTCTCTCCTTCAATAATAGAAGACAAGTTCTCTCTCTGAGTGTTTTATGTTGGTGAAATAGTTTGGAGGAGGTGGTATTGAAGAAATCAATGGCTTCTGGTTTgagatcttcatcatcatcatcatcattcacaACAGCAGCAGGAGGAGGAGCGCTTAGTAGCAGTGGTAGGTTTGAGAGGCAGCTTCATGGGAAtggatcttcttcttcttcttcttcttcttcttcttctgctgttTCTACACAAGGAGGTGTCAGTTTCGGACAGACCCATCTTCCTGGTCGTTCTAAAGCTCCCTCTTCCAGACGCTCTGTCACTCCCAATTCCCGGACCAACTCTGGTTCTGACTATGAAGAAGGTCTTTCTGTCTTTTATCTCTTTCGCTCTTTTTCGTGTGTTTCTGTATTTATGCGTGTGTTTCTATCCGGTTGGGTTTAATATCTAGTTTCTGTTCTGCGTCTGTGTTATGATTAATTGATGGATTTCTGCAGATTTGGTtagttatgtattttattttattatatattattttatgtttttgttttttggggtcgGATGTGGGGGTGGAATTATTAtgtgaattattaaaaataattcaattattGGTTTTGTGGCTACTGGTTCAATTATACGCGtttacaattttaattgaaTGATGTATAATGATGTTtgtgcttctttttcttcttttctttgtctttttttagACGGCTTCCATTTGTTGGAATTGTTCGGATACTATGttaatttcttttgtatttACACAGTTACTTGAGGATGTTGGTTGGTTCCGACAATGATTAGAATGCCAATATGGGTTTAATTATGAGACGTTCATCTCcataattttatcgatattgTGGTTTACatttcaaagttttatttttgacGCATTGCGGGATTTTGGTTGCTGTTGGGAATTTAGATTAAAAGATAGAAGACAAAAATGAGAATCAATGCCAAAATTTAATTGGTTTGAAGTTTACAGTTGTCTCTTATGGCTAATCCGAACaatgaagaaggcatggttCCTGGCCCATTAAGTGTACGTCTTTTCATGGTTGGTAGGGTCTCAAATTGTAACGATATTCGTGTAACTGAGTTGAATCATAACCAGTGTAAGGAACGAAACAAGGTCGGTTAGTGAACCTTTCATTATACTCTGTTTGGCCAATtcatagaaagaaaagaaaaagagagaagataTAAAGCCTAACCCAACTCAGAAATATTATTGGCTTTGACAATATTAGCGTATTAACATTTGAGCCTGGTTTTAGTAATgagaattttaaataattaggcTAGTGTTAAGCCCAAAATCATTATACCTGCCAATGTCGATTGGAAAAtagtttctttccttttctggcagtgaatttttttgaatattttatttggtaCTGTTAGGCACTTGAAAACTGGTAATTGGTGTTAAATAATTCTAAGTCAAATTTAGGAAAGACcaacaaatattatataggCAAGCTTGTAAGAGCTAATTttacatgctttttttttttttttgttttttttttttttttgggaccagGTTAGAAAGTTAACAACTTATCAGGGGATAGTTTTCGTTTACATATTTTATAACTTAAATCATCAGGGCCATTTCTTATAGAAATTCTGAGATTGCTATTTGCTGTTGGCGAGTTTCCAAGTTCTATATCTATGCAATCCTTTAGGGCATCAGAAATAGAAGTTTGTTGTGTCAACTCAAACGAGTGAAGCTACACCATTTAATGACGTAATTGCTTTAGAACTTGCATTGCTCAtgtgttattgatttatttcattCTAGAGAATTCATGTTGTCGATATCCTAGGAGCTATTTGCAACTCACTGATGGTGTTCCTTTTTACCATGGTTGTGCTACTTTGACATTAATGATTTGCATTTACTGtgaaaatggttccaactcttctCATCAATTCGTCACCATTTAGATTCTCATTCGAAATCTTGTTATCAAATTCTTCTATTCTTTTATTTGGAACTTCGATTCGATTGAAAAGTCCCCATATGTTTCTATGGAACATTAAACCTTTTAGAGGGTATTCTTGTTTCTAGGTTGTATTTTTCTTGGTCTAATTTTCtcttaagcaaaaaataaaacaaaaataattcttatatttatttatttttttgggtttccttTTCATTTAGCAGTTCCAAGTGCCGAACATAGCTCATAGGTTATAATTGTTGCTTTATTGAGGAGGAAAACTTGTGAATTTGTCAGAAACTGTTTTCAACCTAGTGAACCTGCCAAGGTGTTTCTGTCTTTCTGTCTTTCTGTCTTTCTGTCtgtctgtctctgtctctctctctctcgccaCACTCTTGCAAAATATCTGTCTTACGCTGATACatataattacaattaaaaaccaTTATATTTCTAGTTGTGGTGAACATCATCGCATTCACTAATATAGATTTGGTTTTATCCTTTTTTCCATTGAATTTACCTTAATTCAATTTCCATGTATCTCCACCATCATTAAAACCATGTAGGTAATCAATCATGAAGTTTTTAATGTACATAGTTGGTGTGCTCTTATAATTTCCTGTGTTATTTGTAGTCCTTATTTGAGCTTAGTTAAGATAGCTTTAtttgtttgtctttttcttgtttGGAGGGTTGAGGTGCACGGGCCTTTCATTTTTAGTTGCTAAAAAAACTGTCATTTGTCTTTATTCTATTAATGAAACTCTTGAAGTCAAACTTAAttgttttgtttctcttttagCCATTGGAAGTTgagggatttttttattttttatttttaacattgtGGAATTTGGGGGATATCATATGCTAGAAAGAGAGTGAAACTTCTTAGATGTAAATCATGTTAGTTTTGCTTTTTGATGAAAGATTTGTCCTTGCTGCataatattattagtttttttctcaaaatttgatTCATGGTTCTCCAAACGAAGTTTTTCTTTGCATTTACCACAGATCGTGGAAGGGTGAGAGTTGCTGTCAGACTTCGACCCAAAAATGCCGAGGATATTATTTTGGATTCTGACTTTGCTGATTGTGTTGAGTTGCAGCCAGAGGTGATTAACCAtcaaatgatttatttatttatttttgcgtCTTTCAGAGAAAGCACTTCTCATGTTTGTTATGGTTAAAGCACACTGGGTTTCATTGATTGAACAGTTATTATTTTCCTAATAAATAGCCCTGCGAATGTTCATTTCTCACGCTCAAACACACACGTTCATTTATGCAGCcaaaatttttcttaatcaaagtCTCCATTTTCCTTGTGTAGCTAAAGCGGCTAAAGTTGAGAAAAAACAACTGGACTTCTGAATCTTACAGATTTGATGAAGTTTTTACAGAAACTGCTTCCCAAAAGCGTGTTTATGAAGTGGTAGCAAAACCTGTTGTTGAGGTAGGTTTTCAAGGGGATTATAAGTTCCAGCATGATAAATTGTTGATTAGCTATGCTCCTTTTGTGAGAGGTCATGGCGTTAAGTATGATGTATACATGTAATAATTCTAAGGTGTGAATATCAGGTTTCATGCAACATGGTGTGCGGAAAAATTGTCCTGGAACATGTTGCATGACGTGTATCTACAAATTTTTTAACTCGCAGATGTCCACAtcataaaaaaaactatatatatatatatatatataaaagtgtgTGTGTGCAGTAATTTTCTAATGGGCTATGTAGTGGGGTGgggtgtataaatatatttatacgaCCCGTCACAAGTGGAGAGGCGTTTATCACCCAGCTTATATTGGGGGACGTCGcctagtaaaataaaattataagtgtgtatgtatatatatatatatctgttccTATAGCCTAGGGATTCTTTAGTCAGTACTTTTATTATGTCTTTCCATATATTAGATGTTTGCAACTTGTATCTCTTCATCTTGCATTTCTAGTTCTTGAATTGATGAGTTTGAACCACATTCAATTCCTTTCTTCCATTGTTTCTGAAGAAATTAATCTTGAAAAGGTTTGGATGTCATGGTAATTGTGTACAGTCAATTTTGGTATACTTTTGCAGAGTGTATTGAATGGATATAGTGGGACAGTTATGGCTTACGGTCAAACAGGTACTGGTAAAACTTACACGCTTGGAAAACTTGGTAAAGATGATGCTTCTGAGCGTGGTATAATGGCCAGAGCTCTAGAGGACATATTGGCCAGTGTTTCTGCTTCTGATTGTGTAGAAGTTTCCTATTTCCAGGTGCTAATCTATGTTGACTTGCCTCTGATATtgctttgattttaatttactGTTGATGCCACCATAGGCATGGTTTTGTTCACTGCTTTAGTTGCCAAAATGTCGTTTCTTTTACAGATACTGGTGagctgaaaaatgaaaaattacagATTCATAGAAAATGCTATAAATTTTATACAACTTTTGAATGTCATGAAAATATAAGAGGCAAAAAACTAATtaacatggaaaaaaaagaatagaaggAATCAGTTTCGGCTTAAATGAATCgcactagaaaaaaaaatacaagtgtAATGCATATATGTTCTTAAACAATGGAATGGTTTGGGGGCTCATGGACCATGACATCCCCCTTCCCTCCACCCATCTGTAAGTCTACAATAAGGCACCGAGTAGCtggttttaattttgaccaTATACTATGGAACACTTGTCATAGTTGAAGAAGAATTACCACGTGTtagtattttttcattaaaatcttAGTATTGACATTTTGTTTTCCCTTCATGTTCATGCCACATCTTTTAATATAGGATCGTGAATGCAATttcttgctttttcttcttttttgtttgtttatttgtttggtttttatttttgatttattttattttattttttattaagaaatGATCTTTTATCTATAGGAAATCAATACAAAGGGTAAAAGAGAGAACAAGAAATCCTCAAAAacagaaatatttaaaaaaggaaaaaaaaaaaaaactgaaaaaggtaaaattaagacaataataAATCTTATGAATGCATCAGCAACCCATGGCATCTTTCCAATTTAGAACAATCAAAGAAAAAGGAGACTCTTTGAAAGCTCTATTTGTAGAAGCACAAAGATGCTCTAAGTATTTAGCTTTCTCAAAATGATCTTCACTGCTCATCTCTTTGTCTTCAAAGATTCGGTTGGTCCTTTCTATCATCTCCTCGGCCAAATTATTAGTACCAAAACCAATTGGTTTTTCTACCATCGAGGACCCATAGTATTTAGGAaatgccccaaaaaaaacccAGCTTCTTGTATCGATGTAATCCACAAACTTCTTATAACTTTCAATGGAGAAATAAATGGTCTAAagtttcttcttcctccttacAGAATGCACCAGGATGGAGAGGTAGCAAATATTTTAACTTCTATGAAAAACCAGCCAAGCAAAGACTTTCGCTCCATAGGGAACACTTGGCTTCCAAATAAAGTCCGAAGGCTTAAAGTttgatttccaaataaaatccaaaggCTTAAAGTTCAAACTTCCACCACTATCAGTTATAGTATGAAATAAGATTTGCGTGTAGATCCCAAAGAATCAAATGACCATTTTATTTTGTCAGAAATCAAGGGGTTAGTATGGAAATTTCCTAAGATATCTAAATAAGGAActtagatctttaatttttctatcGTTCAAATTTCTGGAAAAATTTCAATTACTCATATTAGAAAAGCCCAGGAGTTGACATTTAATCAAATTAGCTGTGTTAAAGTAAAAACTATGGATggttgttcttttatttatatatgtactgTTGTTCCCAGTTGTATATGGAATGTATTCAAGATCTGCTTGCTCCAGAAAAGATTAATATTCCTATAAATGAGGATCCCAAGACTGGAGAAATATCATTGCCCGGTGCTTCTGTAGTCAAAGTTCAAAACCTGGATCAGTTTTCACAGCTACTACAAATAGGTGAAGCGAATCGTCATGCAGCTAATACAAAGCTGAATACTGAATCTTCACGTAGTCATGCAATTCTCATGGTGGGTATCTTGTATGGTTTTGCTTTTAGCATTTGTTGGTTTGTAGTGGAtatcttcatcattttttaaaaattgtaatgATTTAAGCTCATTCTTTCTCCAAATCACTTCATGATTTAATAAGGTTTACATCCGGAGATCTGTCCATGAGAAAGTAGAAGATGGCATTACTTCTTGGGAAAAAGTCCCTAGGACCACTTTATCTGGTAGCAATGCCATACCTTTAATTCGAAAAAGCAAGTTGCTGATTGTTGATCTCGCAGGATCTGAAAGAATAGACAAGTCAGGTATATTGTTGATGGTATACATGAAAACAAGTTTGCATTTTCAATTTAACTTCTTTCAGATCTTGTTTAGGGCTTAATAATTTTTAGTGCTAGATTTATAGTTGAGATCTTTCCCTTTTAGCCTCTGACATTAGATATTCATACAAGTATAACTCAATTTAATCACCAAGAAATTCAATCTTTGAATTTTGAACGTGGCCAGTTGGTTTGGGATATGATCAACTCTAACAAGTTCCTTTTCTTCTCATGTTGCAGGCAGTGAGGGGCATTTGCTTGAGGAGGCTAAATTCATAAATCTTTCTCTCACTTCCCTTGGCAAATGTATAAATGCTTTGGCTGAAAATAGTCCACATATACCTTTAAGAGATTCTAAGCTGACAAGATTGCTTCGTGATTCATTTGGAGGTCACTGTAATAATCATCTTGtgtttctttatatatttaatattgtatactAGTCTCTAAACAAATACATGAGGTATAATGGATAATGCACATTAGGTTCTGGATTAGTAATTTTTCTGTCTTTTTGTACTTACTGTCTGTATGGTATGTTTTGGTAATTTATGCATGCTTGATATGAAATTTCTTAATGGAATTGCACTATTACTTTGGTTCAAACAGGTTCTGCCAGGACTTCGCTTATAATTACAATTGGGCCTTCAGCACGACATTATGCAGAGACAACTAGTTCAGTTATGTTCGGACAACGGGTGAGCTAGCTTGAAAACTTTATATTCTAGTCAGACAGGGGTTCTGTAATCTAAATGCATTTTGATGCTGTGTTTTGTCATCTTGATGCTTTAATATTTCAGCCCTCCAATTTCAACAAATAATTTGTATGGTTTTGGGAGTTTTAAGGTTATGATAAGTTCTTATTAATATCTCTGAACTTCCCGCTGCCACATCAATCATTGCATATATTATGCTTTTATGATGGttagaaaattttatgattatttaacTGGTACAACTGCCTAGTCCATTATTCTTCTAAAGAATTTTCTGCTAACTTGTCCTGGATTAGGCATTGGTTTGGTCATTTCTAGGGTTTACTACTAGATTCTGTGCTCCATGAGTTGGGGACCAAAGGATAAGAAACAGCATGCTAAGAGCTAATTGGATAATGCATTCTTGTTAACATCCCTTGATTTATTTTTTCGTCCTTTATAACTGATCTTACACTCTACCTAATAGCTCTGGTGCTTAATTGTTTTAACTTTCCTGTATggataatttgatttaatatgtGAATGGACAATTTTCTTGTTGCTGGCCTATATTTATAATGCTTCCATTGTTGTTGCTAGTAAACAAACTAAAGCTTGTGATTTTGATGGTTGATTTTGTATCTTCTATTCAAAATTTGCTACTTGTTTGTTTCTGCAGGCAATTAAAATAGTAAACATGGTAAAGCTTAAAGAAGAATTTGATTATGAAGGTTTATGCCGGAAGCTTGAGCACCAAGTAGACCATCTTACTGCAGAAGTTGAAAGGAAGCAGAAGTTGAGAGAAGATGACAAATACAAGTTGGAAAAAGAGCTCAAAGAGTGTCAGGACTCTTTCGCTGAAGCCAAAAGGAATCTAATTACAAGGTCTGAGGTAGTTGTCTTTCCCATATCATTCAAAGTTGAGTTGATAAAATACCAGGCCAAAAATACACCAGATTTTCATGAGGGGACTGTAGTTCATTTTTCAGTCAGCTTTCTTCCTATCTAATATCTTCTTTGTCCTAGCAGTTTCTGGAGAAGGAAAATACTCGTTTAGAGGTGGAGATGAAAGATCTCTTAAATGAACTGAAGTGTCAGAAAGATCATAATGATTTGATGTCTGAAAAAGCTGCGCGGCTGGAAGTGAACATAAAATGTAGCAAggtattttcctttcttttgagATGGAGAAAGTTTCTTcacctagtttttttttttaaacagaaaaaaagaaaagttatttaaatttgttttatttttgtaatttgatGGCTGTTAATCTagttgttttaattttgacttaagCTGGATAATCTTGCATCTATTATGTCCTATTCTTGTGATTATGAACGTGTCTTAAATcatatttctttgaaattttaccTTTACATGTATTTATTAGATGTGGAAGCCTAAAAACACCATCAAGAACCGTTTTAGACTACTATGGCATTTAATAGTTTAATAGTCAATGACTtttgaaactaaaatatttGCAACTGAGTTACTGTATGACTTATTGCATCTGATCAAATTTTATACAGGAATAGAAAAAAGcaataagaaaattttttctTCCACATAAAAAAGAAGGTAGTCATCAATTACATTGAACTAATATTTAACTGGCAAGGGGTCAAAGAACTTTTTATATCCGACCAATTTGTTGTAATATCCTTTCTTcgttgtaaaattttatatggaaaaaagaaaaccaacagaaattttttttctttcatatgaaaatgaaaacagTCAATTACACTGAACTTCACATTTAACCGGAAAAGGGGTTAAAAAACGCCTCACATCCAACCAATTTGTTGTAATATGCTTCTGGCCTTTTGTGCTTGTGGAAAGTGGCGAGGGGAAGATTAAACGTGTTTGACATAATAAGAAACTCAAGATCAAGTTTTAATTTCTAATAGAATCttataagaaataaaagaagTAACCAGAACATTGGACAAACTTTTTCTTGGTGAAACTCCATAAATACTAGATTACTCAAACAAGAAATTCATGAAATTTTGCGATATTCACAAAATAACGTCAATGACTAACCATGCTTTTGGTAGCCATGGGACCTTCATGGTAGATGCCATTTCACTCTTAGACCATGGGGCAGCCCTCTTTCAATATCATAATGTGTGCATGTTCATAAGTTTGCATGATTGAATAAGTCTGTCAAAATTACCTTTTCGCTGAATGATATTTTGTTTCAAAGGAgacataaatttatattttttctttttaagacaTTGATTTACATCAGGGTCAAATTTCTTTGTTCAGTATTATGATTAATGGTGCCTTTGATAACTTGTAGACATAAATTTTGGATGGGGTTTAGTTGTAATCCATGCCACTGAGAGGCCAAGAGGTGATGGTATCAATAGGGCAGATATCTTGCCAACTGGGAGCTTTGAATATGGGTGTTAATTAAGATGAAGTCAAAGCTTATGGCTTAGAACTTTTCCTAGATCCCATTGCTTTTTTAGAGTATACTGGGGATATAATAAAAGAAGTCCTGATAGGACAAAGGACCTAGTACTAAAGAAAGGATGGCTTAGCCATCTGAGAAGTCCCCTGAAGGACACCGAATCAAATGAAATTCTTGTGTCTGTTAATGATTATTACAAGCCTTGGAATCTTTCTATAGATATATGTTTTTTACTAGTTTTGTCTGCCAAATATTTTGTCCGATCAGCACAAGCATTTATGTTGTGTTTTAATTGTTAGTAGCAACATCAGCTTGAAAGTTCAACATATCAGAAAGTACTTGCTGATACTACTCAGATGTATGAGAAGAAAATAGCAGAATTGATTAAGCAGCTAAAAGATGAGCATGCTCATGCCAAAAGTGTGGAGGAACAATTAAATGCAATGAAGAAGCTCCTGAATGACAGTCAAAAAACTATCCAGGTAAGTCATTTATGTATTTGTCATTACAAAAGACCACTTTGAGTTAATGCTTCATTTTCACATTCCATTTTAATGGTTTTCTTGAAGaacttatatttaaaaaatttaaatagtttttcatTTGCATGTATCGATTTCTCAAATTAAAGCCTGGTTTATGTTTTCATTCTtttgtatttcatttttgtGACCATGTTCCTATAGGCTGTTTTCAGGTTGTTATGTAAGAATAACATCTTAGTACAAGTTATTGGAACATGAGCATTAACCGCATTGCTCTTTTTATTTCTCTTAGCAACATGAAATGGAAAATTCTACATACCAGAAAGCACTAGCAGATACTAAGATGTATGAGAACAAAATAGCTGAACTGTTCAACCAAATTAAGCATGACCATACCCATATTCAAGATCTAGAACAACAATTGGATTTGACGAAGAAGCATGTGAGCAAACATCAAAATTTAATGCAGGTTAACTTTATCCCTATAACTTAAGATAAAGAAGGCTTATTATATGCACATTTTTGTTGCTTCTAcataatatatactttttacaGTCATAGTAAATAGAAtcactctttttatttatttattttaaatacatatttccagtcctggtttttattttgtccCCAATATATGTTTCCTGTTTTTATTCAACGATCTTCCTCCATTATACCTGgttgttttgaattttaataaaatatcctTTTATACTTGGAACTCTTTTTGAGatggtaaatatatttattttggaatCCAGGGGCAGAAAGAGGTTGATGAACTTACTGTGAAGTTACAAGAAATGTATCAGCTGCATGGACAAACTCTAAGTGAACTTCAATCCTTGAAATCAGAGCAGGAAGGTCTATTAGGAGA
Proteins encoded:
- the LOC107413821 gene encoding kinesin-like protein KIN-UC isoform X4, which gives rise to MASGLRSSSSSSSFTTAAGGGALSSSGRFERQLHGNGSSSSSSSSSSSAVSTQGGVSFGQTHLPGRSKAPSSRRSVTPNSRTNSGSDYEEDRGRVRVAVRLRPKNAEDIILDSDFADCVELQPELKRLKLRKNNWTSESYRFDEVFTETASQKRVYEVVAKPVVESVLNGYSGTVMAYGQTGTGKTYTLGKLGKDDASERGIMARALEDILASVSASDCVEVSYFQLYMECIQDLLAPEKINIPINEDPKTGEISLPGASVVKVQNLDQFSQLLQIGEANRHAANTKLNTESSRSHAILMVYIRRSVHEKVEDGITSWEKVPRTTLSGSNAIPLIRKSKLLIVDLAGSERIDKSGSEGHLLEEAKFINLSLTSLGKCSARTSLIITIGPSARHYAETTSSVMFGQRAIKIVNMVKLKEEFDYEGLCRKLEHQVDHLTAEVERKQKLREDDKYKLEKELKECQDSFAEAKRNLITRSEFLEKENTRLEVEMKDLLNELKCQKDHNDLMSEKAARLEVNIKCSKQHQLESSTYQKVLADTTQMYEKKIAELIKQLKDEHAHAKSVEEQLNAMKKLLNDSQKTIQQHEMENSTYQKALADTKMYENKIAELFNQIKHDHTHIQDLEQQLDLTKKHVSKHQNLMQGQKEVDELTVKLQEMYQLHGQTLSELQSLKSEQEGLLGEKARLNEELQAVRERLSVEENQRKTIEYELDKILYMNGNTKASSTFGTRIGSQKTNSLRETLSGQRATIAKICEEVGLQKILQLLTSEDSDVQIHAVKVVANLAAEDFNQEKIVEEGGLDALLMLLRSSQNTTILRVTSGAIANLAMNELNQGLIMSKGGAQLLAKIASKTTDLQTLRMVAGALANLCGNEKLHIMLKEDGGIKALLEMGRSGSNDVTAQIARGIANFAKCESRGINLGQRKGRSLLMDDGALGWLIANSNNSSTSAQRHVELALCHLAQNEDNVEDFISSGGVKELVRISVESSREDIRNLAKKMLRSSPTFRTIKAEKY
- the LOC107413821 gene encoding kinesin-like protein KIN-UC isoform X8, yielding MASGLRSSSSSSSFTTAAGGGALSSSGRFERQLHGNGSSSSSSSSSSSAVSTQGGVSFGQTHLPGRSKAPSSRRSVTPNSRTNSGSDYEEDRGRVRVAVRLRPKNAEDIILDSDFADCVELQPELKRLKLRKNNWTSESYRFDEVFTETASQKRVYEVVAKPVVESVLNGYSGTVMAYGQTGTGKTYTLGKLGKDDASERGIMARALEDILASVSASDCVEVSYFQLYMECIQDLLAPEKINIPINEDPKTGEISLPGASVVKVQNLDQFSQLLQIGEANRHAANTKLNTESSRSHAILMVYIRRSVHEKVEDGITSWEKVPRTTLSGSNAIPLIRKSKLLIVDLAGSERIDKSGSEGHLLEEAKFINLSLTSLGKCINALAENSPHIPLRDSKLTRLLRDSFGGHCSARTSLIITIGPSARHYAETTSSVMFGQRAIKIVNMVKLKEEFDYEGLCRKLEHQVDHLTAEVERKQKLREDDKYKLEKELKECQDSFAEAKRNLITRSEFLEKENTRLEVEMKDLLNELKCQKDHNDLMSEKAARLEVNIKCSKQHQLESSTYQKVLADTTQMYEKKIAELIKQLKDEHAHAKSVEEQLNAMKKLLNDSQKTIQGQKEVDELTVKLQEMYQLHGQTLSELQSLKSEQEGLLGEKDKILYMNGNTKASSTFGTRIGSQKTNSLRETLSGQRATIAKICEEVGLQKILQLLTSEDSDVQIHAVKVVANLAAEDFNQEKIVEEGGLDALLMLLRSSQNTTILRVTSGAIANLAMNELNQGLIMSKGGAQLLAKIASKTTDLQTLRMVAGALANLCGNEKLHIMLKEDGGIKALLEMGRSGSNDVTAQIARGIANFAKCESRGINLGQRKGRSLLMDDGALGWLIANSNNSSTSAQRHVELALCHLAQNEDNVEDFISSGGVKELVRISVESSREDIRNLAKKMLRSSPTFRTIKAEKY
- the LOC107413821 gene encoding kinesin-like protein KIN-UC isoform X3, with the protein product MASGLRSSSSSSSFTTAAGGGALSSSGRFERQLHGNGSSSSSSSSSSSAVSTQGGVSFGQTHLPGRSKAPSSRRSVTPNSRTNSGSDYEEDRGRVRVAVRLRPKNAEDIILDSDFADCVELQPELKRLKLRKNNWTSESYRFDEVFTETASQKRVYEVVAKPVVESVLNGYSGTVMAYGQTGTGKTYTLGKLGKDDASERGIMARALEDILASVSASDCVEVSYFQLYMECIQDLLAPEKINIPINEDPKTGEISLPGASVVKVQNLDQFSQLLQIGEANRHAANTKLNTESSRSHAILMVYIRRSVHEKVEDGITSWEKVPRTTLSGSNAIPLIRKSKLLIVDLAGSERIDKSGSEGHLLEEAKFINLSLTSLGKCINALAENSPHIPLRDSKLTRLLRDSFGGHCSARTSLIITIGPSARHYAETTSSVMFGQRAIKIVNMVKLKEEFDYEGLCRKLEHQVDHLTAEVERKQKLREDDKYKLEKELKECQDSFAEAKRNLITRSEFLEKENTRLEVEMKDLLNELKCQKDHNDLMSEKAARLEVNIKCSKQHQLESSTYQKVLADTTQMYEKKIAELIKQLKDEHAHAKSVEEQLNAMKKLLNDSQKTIQQHEMENSTYQKALADTKMYENKIAELFNQIKHDHTHIQDLEQQLDLTKKHVSKHQNLMQGQKEVDELTVKLQEMYQLHGQTLSELQSLKSEQEGLLGEKDKILYMNGNTKASSTFGTRIGSQKTNSLRETLSGQRATIAKICEEVGLQKILQLLTSEDSDVQIHAVKVVANLAAEDFNQEKIVEEGGLDALLMLLRSSQNTTILRVTSGAIANLAMNELNQGLIMSKGGAQLLAKIASKTTDLQTLRMVAGALANLCGNEKLHIMLKEDGGIKALLEMGRSGSNDVTAQIARGIANFAKCESRGINLGQRKGRSLLMDDGALGWLIANSNNSSTSAQRHVELALCHLAQNEDNVEDFISSGGVKELVRISVESSREDIRNLAKKMLRSSPTFRTIKAEKY